A DNA window from Candidatus Poribacteria bacterium contains the following coding sequences:
- a CDS encoding PorV/PorQ family protein, protein MIRKGGVCLVLLILAAFARGDVDESSGTMAMTFLKIGIGAEAISMGESVTALTGDLYAAYWNPAGLSYVQQSQIGFMHGEWFEGIKHEFAGFAHPIGQVGGFAVTVNYLSYGQIDRRDTQGNLMGTFRPYDLALSLSAGIRISDTLFMGVTGKSVNEEIDQSSAHAFGIDMGVIYDLPGSPMSLGVTAHNLGSKVRFSQEEFSMPVILSGGIAYRLAGGNMAFSADLRKPLDDSPSIGFGIGIKTLRLLSLRAGYRYEVGGNDLGALSGLRIGLGFGIENYQIDYAFASYGELGPTHRFSLLAKF, encoded by the coding sequence TTGATCCGGAAAGGCGGGGTTTGCCTCGTTCTCCTCATCTTGGCGGCGTTCGCCAGGGGGGATGTGGATGAAAGTTCAGGGACGATGGCGATGACCTTCCTCAAAATCGGGATCGGTGCTGAGGCGATAAGCATGGGCGAGTCGGTCACGGCATTGACGGGCGATCTTTACGCAGCCTACTGGAATCCGGCCGGTCTGAGCTACGTGCAGCAGAGCCAGATCGGGTTTATGCACGGCGAGTGGTTTGAGGGTATAAAGCACGAGTTCGCGGGATTCGCACATCCGATCGGCCAGGTTGGGGGATTCGCCGTGACGGTTAATTATCTCTCATATGGACAGATCGATCGTCGAGACACTCAGGGCAACCTCATGGGCACTTTCAGGCCATATGATCTGGCGTTGAGCCTGTCGGCGGGGATCAGGATCTCCGACACCCTGTTTATGGGCGTAACCGGCAAATCGGTTAACGAGGAGATAGACCAAAGCTCCGCACATGCTTTTGGGATCGATATGGGCGTGATATACGATTTGCCGGGAAGCCCGATGTCGCTCGGAGTGACGGCGCATAACCTGGGTTCCAAGGTGAGGTTCTCACAGGAGGAGTTCTCCATGCCGGTTATCCTCAGCGGAGGGATCGCCTACAGGCTGGCGGGAGGGAACATGGCCTTTTCGGCAGATCTGAGGAAACCGCTGGACGATTCGCCTTCTATAGGATTCGGCATCGGAATCAAGACGCTGAGGCTCCTATCGTTGAGGGCCGGATATAGATATGAGGTCGGAGGAAACGACCTCGGCGCCCTCTCGGGCCTGAGGATAGGACTGGGATTCGGCATCGAGAACTATCAGATCGATTACGCCTTTGCCAGCTACGGAGAGCTCGGCCCCACCCACAGATTCTCGCTTCTGGCGAAGTTTTAA